In Piliocolobus tephrosceles isolate RC106 chromosome 6, ASM277652v3, whole genome shotgun sequence, the following are encoded in one genomic region:
- the SRSF5 gene encoding serine/arginine-rich splicing factor 5 isoform X2, producing MSGCRVFIGRLNPAAREKDVERFFKGYGRIRDIDLKRGFGFVEFEDPRDADDAVYELDGKELCSERVTIEHARARSRGGRGRGRYSDRFSSRRPRNDRRNAPPVRTENRLIVENLSSRVSWQDLKDFMRQAGEVTFADAHRPKLNEGVVEFASYGDLKNAIEKLSGKEINGRKIKLIEGSKRHRSRSRSRSRTRSSSRSRSRSRSRSRKSYSRSRSRSRSRSRSKSRSVSRSPVPEKSQKRGSSSRSKSPASVDRQRSRSRSRSRSVDSGN from the exons ATGAGTGGCTGTCGAGTATTCATCGGGAGACTAAATCCAGCGGCCAGGGAGAAGGACGTGGAAAGATTCTTCAAGGGATATGGACGGATAAGAGATATTGATCTGAAAAGAGGCTTTGGTTTTGTG GAATTTGAGGATCCAAGGGATGCAGATGATGCTGTGTATGAGCTTGATGGAAAAGAACTCTGTAGTGAAAG GGTTACTATTGAACATGCTAGGGCTCGGTCACGAGGTGGAAGAGGTAGAGGACGATACTCTGACCGTTTTAGTAGTCGCAGACCTCGAAATGATAGACG AAATGCTCCACCTGTAAGAACAGAAAATCGGCTTATAGTTGAGAATTTATCCTCAAGAGTCAGCTGGCAG GATCTCAAAGATTTCATGAGACAAGCTGGGGAAGTAACGTTTGCGGATGCACACCGACCTAAATTAAATGAAGG GGTGGTTGAGTTTGCCTCTTATGGTGACTTAAAGAATGCTATtgaaaaactttctggaaaggaaataaatgggagaaaaataaaattaattgaagGCAGCAAAAGGCACag GTCAAGAAGCAGGTCTCGATCCCGGACCAGAAGTTCCTCTAGGTCTCGTAGCCGATCCCGTTCCCGTAGTCGCAAATCTTACAGCCGGTCAAGAAGCAGGAGTAGGAGCCGGAGCCGGAGCAAGTCCCGTTCTGTTAGTAGGTCTCCCGTGCCTGAGAAGAGCCAGAAACGTGGTTCTTCAAGTAGATCTAAGTCTCCAGCATCTGTGGATCGTCAGAGGTCCCGGTCCCGATCAAGGTCCAGATCAGTTGACAGTGGCAATTAA
- the SRSF5 gene encoding serine/arginine-rich splicing factor 5 isoform X1, with product MSGCRVFIGRLNPAAREKDVERFFKGYGRIRDIDLKRGFGFVEFEDPRDADDAVYELDGKELCSERVTIEHARARSRGGRGRGRYSDRFSSRRPRNDRRNAPPVRTENRLIVENLSSRVSWQDLKDFMRQAGEVTFADAHRPKLNEGVVEFASYGDLKNAIEKLSGKEINGRKIKLIEGSKRHSRSRSRSRSRTRSSSRSRSRSRSRSRKSYSRSRSRSRSRSRSKSRSVSRSPVPEKSQKRGSSSRSKSPASVDRQRSRSRSRSRSVDSGN from the exons ATGAGTGGCTGTCGAGTATTCATCGGGAGACTAAATCCAGCGGCCAGGGAGAAGGACGTGGAAAGATTCTTCAAGGGATATGGACGGATAAGAGATATTGATCTGAAAAGAGGCTTTGGTTTTGTG GAATTTGAGGATCCAAGGGATGCAGATGATGCTGTGTATGAGCTTGATGGAAAAGAACTCTGTAGTGAAAG GGTTACTATTGAACATGCTAGGGCTCGGTCACGAGGTGGAAGAGGTAGAGGACGATACTCTGACCGTTTTAGTAGTCGCAGACCTCGAAATGATAGACG AAATGCTCCACCTGTAAGAACAGAAAATCGGCTTATAGTTGAGAATTTATCCTCAAGAGTCAGCTGGCAG GATCTCAAAGATTTCATGAGACAAGCTGGGGAAGTAACGTTTGCGGATGCACACCGACCTAAATTAAATGAAGG GGTGGTTGAGTTTGCCTCTTATGGTGACTTAAAGAATGCTATtgaaaaactttctggaaaggaaataaatgggagaaaaataaaattaattgaagGCAGCAAAAGGCACag TAGGTCAAGAAGCAGGTCTCGATCCCGGACCAGAAGTTCCTCTAGGTCTCGTAGCCGATCCCGTTCCCGTAGTCGCAAATCTTACAGCCGGTCAAGAAGCAGGAGTAGGAGCCGGAGCCGGAGCAAGTCCCGTTCTGTTAGTAGGTCTCCCGTGCCTGAGAAGAGCCAGAAACGTGGTTCTTCAAGTAGATCTAAGTCTCCAGCATCTGTGGATCGTCAGAGGTCCCGGTCCCGATCAAGGTCCAGATCAGTTGACAGTGGCAATTAA